One window of Pirellulales bacterium genomic DNA carries:
- the glpX gene encoding class II fructose-bisphosphatase — translation MTDDNDLSLEFLQVCEQAAIAAAHTMGQGDRRHSDHVAVEAMRSIMDRVRMRGRIVIGEGERDEAPMLYIGEAVGAGARAGKEVSDPEIDIAVDPLEGTNLCAMGANNAITVLAAAERGGLLHAPDIYMEKIVVGPSSRGAVSIDSPVADNLKNIARRLQREVTDLTVIVLDRPRHEKLIGDIRAAGARVRLISDGDLSAGISAAVAGTNIHALMGIGGAPEGVITAAAMKCLNGEIQGRLVFDPEKLGVDASKVPEREKTLQRLRKMGIDDPDQVYHTNNLAPGKKILFAATGVTDGSLLRGVRFFGAGQRTHSLVMTTEPRHVRFVDTVHLDDRSDAVIRF, via the coding sequence ATGACAGACGACAACGATTTATCGCTCGAGTTTTTGCAAGTTTGCGAGCAGGCCGCCATCGCAGCCGCCCATACGATGGGGCAAGGCGATCGCCGCCACAGCGACCATGTAGCCGTCGAAGCGATGCGCTCGATCATGGACCGCGTGCGGATGCGTGGAAGAATCGTCATCGGCGAAGGAGAGCGAGATGAAGCGCCGATGCTCTACATCGGTGAAGCAGTCGGGGCCGGCGCCAGAGCAGGGAAGGAGGTCTCGGATCCGGAGATCGATATCGCCGTCGATCCGCTGGAAGGGACGAATCTGTGCGCGATGGGGGCAAACAACGCGATCACCGTGCTCGCGGCCGCCGAGCGCGGTGGGCTGCTTCACGCGCCGGATATCTATATGGAAAAGATTGTCGTCGGTCCTTCGTCGCGTGGCGCCGTGAGCATCGACTCTCCGGTCGCCGACAACCTCAAGAATATTGCCAGAAGGCTGCAGCGCGAAGTAACCGACTTAACGGTGATTGTCCTGGATCGGCCGCGTCACGAAAAACTGATCGGCGATATTCGCGCCGCCGGAGCCCGAGTTCGCCTCATCTCCGATGGCGACTTATCCGCGGGAATTTCCGCGGCTGTCGCCGGGACCAATATCCATGCACTGATGGGCATTGGCGGTGCACCCGAAGGCGTGATCACCGCAGCCGCCATGAAGTGCCTCAACGGAGAGATTCAGGGTCGGTTAGTGTTCGACCCGGAAAAACTCGGCGTCGATGCTTCCAAAGTGCCCGAGCGGGAAAAGACCTTGCAACGTCTTCGGAAAATGGGGATCGACGACCCCGACCAAGTCTATCACACAAACAACCTTGCGCCGGGCAAAAAAATTCTCTTTGCGGCCACAGGGGTCACTGACGGATCGCTGTTGCGAGGCGTGCGATTCTTCGGCGCGGGACAACGCACACATTCTCTTGTAATGACGACTGAGCCACGGCATGTTCGTTTCGTGGACACCGTCCACTTAGACGATCGTTCGGATGCTGTCATTCGGTTTTGA
- the uvrB gene encoding excinuclease ABC subunit UvrB gives MAVDFRLVSPFEPAGDQPQAIAALTEGLAAGRKEQVLMGVTGSGKTFTMANVIQQLQRPTLVLSHNKTLAAQLYSEFKDFFPYNAVHYFVSYYDYYQPEAYIPQRDIYIEKDASINQEIDRLRLASTSSLVSRRDVIIVASVSCIYGLGSPEDYRSMMVGLRKGMGSDRDEVLRKLVDIQYERNDIEFARSKFRVRGDCVEIWPSYEEFAYRVEFWGDEVEQISIINPTSGETIDKLDQVYIYPAKHFVMPEDRIAAAVDEIKRELEERLEEFKNQNKLLEAQRLAARTRFDIEMMQEVGYCPGIENYSRPLSGRPPGSTPDTLYNFFPHDFLMFVDESHVTVPQVRAMYAGDYSRKRTLVDHGFRLPCALDNRPLKFEEWQNKINQVIFVSATPGPYELEKTGGEVIEQVIRPTGLLDPQIEIHPARGQVPHLLEEIRKRTAAGERTLVTTLTKRLAEDLSFYLAEQGVKCKWLHSELDAFERVELLRDLRTGHFESLVGVNLLREGLDLPEVSLVAILDADKEGFLRSETSLLQTIGRSARNVNATVILYADIVTDSMQHAIEETNRRRAIQEEYNREHNITPATIKKAIRDGIEGEAKAHARANAAVGRTDEAQYITEEYISELELEMHAAAESLEFERAAVIRDRITKMRDSMGKQVGEVDFRADEGFRGKRRKGRGGRTPHPRK, from the coding sequence ATTGCCGTGGATTTCCGCCTCGTCAGCCCGTTCGAACCTGCCGGCGATCAGCCGCAAGCCATCGCTGCGCTCACCGAAGGCTTGGCGGCTGGCCGCAAAGAGCAAGTGCTGATGGGCGTGACCGGGTCGGGCAAGACGTTCACGATGGCCAACGTCATTCAGCAACTGCAGCGGCCGACGCTGGTTTTGTCGCACAATAAGACGCTGGCGGCCCAGCTTTACTCGGAATTCAAGGATTTCTTCCCGTACAACGCCGTCCACTATTTCGTCAGCTATTACGACTACTACCAGCCCGAGGCGTACATCCCGCAGCGTGATATTTACATCGAGAAAGACGCTTCGATCAACCAGGAAATCGACCGGCTGCGGCTGGCCAGCACAAGTTCGCTAGTGAGCCGGCGGGATGTGATTATCGTGGCCAGCGTGTCGTGCATTTACGGCTTGGGCTCGCCCGAAGATTACCGCAGCATGATGGTCGGCCTTCGCAAAGGGATGGGCAGCGACCGCGACGAAGTGCTGCGGAAGCTGGTGGATATTCAATACGAGCGCAACGACATCGAATTTGCTCGCAGCAAGTTCCGCGTGCGGGGCGATTGCGTGGAGATTTGGCCGTCGTACGAGGAATTCGCCTACCGCGTCGAATTCTGGGGAGATGAAGTCGAGCAGATTTCGATCATCAACCCGACCAGCGGCGAAACCATCGATAAACTCGACCAGGTTTACATTTATCCGGCAAAGCATTTCGTGATGCCGGAAGACCGCATCGCCGCGGCGGTTGACGAGATCAAACGCGAACTCGAGGAGCGGCTCGAAGAATTCAAGAACCAAAACAAACTGCTCGAAGCGCAACGGCTCGCGGCCCGCACACGGTTCGATATCGAAATGATGCAGGAAGTTGGCTACTGCCCAGGCATCGAAAACTACAGCCGCCCCCTATCCGGCCGGCCGCCAGGGAGCACGCCCGACACGCTCTACAACTTCTTTCCGCACGACTTTTTGATGTTCGTCGATGAATCACACGTCACCGTACCGCAGGTGCGGGCGATGTATGCAGGGGACTATAGCCGCAAGCGCACGCTGGTGGATCACGGCTTTCGTCTGCCGTGCGCGCTCGACAATCGGCCGCTGAAATTTGAGGAATGGCAGAACAAAATCAACCAGGTGATTTTTGTCTCGGCGACGCCGGGGCCCTATGAACTCGAGAAAACCGGCGGCGAAGTGATCGAGCAAGTGATTCGCCCCACTGGACTACTCGACCCGCAGATCGAGATCCATCCGGCCCGCGGCCAAGTTCCGCATTTGCTCGAAGAGATCCGCAAGCGCACGGCCGCCGGAGAACGAACGCTCGTCACGACGCTCACCAAGCGGCTTGCCGAGGATCTATCATTCTATCTGGCCGAACAAGGGGTGAAATGCAAATGGCTGCACAGCGAATTGGACGCATTTGAGCGCGTCGAACTGCTGCGCGACCTGCGCACCGGCCACTTTGAATCGCTGGTCGGCGTGAATCTATTGCGCGAAGGCTTGGACTTGCCCGAAGTGTCGCTGGTGGCAATTCTCGATGCCGACAAGGAAGGCTTCTTGCGCAGCGAAACGTCGCTCTTGCAAACGATCGGCCGCTCGGCCCGGAATGTGAACGCGACGGTCATTCTCTACGCCGACATCGTGACCGATTCGATGCAGCATGCGATCGAAGAAACGAACCGCCGCCGCGCGATCCAGGAAGAATACAACCGCGAGCACAACATCACGCCCGCGACCATCAAGAAAGCGATCCGCGACGGCATCGAAGGAGAAGCCAAGGCTCACGCCCGCGCGAACGCCGCCGTCGGCCGCACCGACGAAGCTCAGTACATCACCGAGGAATACATTTCCGAACTAGAACTCGAAATGCACGCCGCCGCCGAGTCGCTCGAATTCGAGCGCGCCGCCGTCATCCGCGACCGAATCACGAAGATGCGCGACTCGATGGGCAAACAAGTCGGCGAGGTCGATTTCCGGGCCGACGAAGGCTTCCGCGGCAAGCGCCGCAAAGGCCGCGGCGGCCGTACGCCGCACCCGAGGAAATAA
- a CDS encoding 7-cyano-7-deazaguanine synthase yields the protein MNESQSTIGVLVSGGLDSAILVSYLLDRGERVRPIYVTGDLYWQETELACLKGYLQAIARPELASLIVLEVPMADLYADHWSTSGRNVPDAATPDEAVYLPGRNLLLSVKPALWCQMHGIGRLAIGVLSSNPFDDTSDRFFAALEAVLANLGQPPITIERPFGVMSKQQVMELGRKYPLELSFSCIAPIRGLHCGKCNKCAERRAAFHAAELVDLTTYA from the coding sequence ATGAACGAAAGTCAATCCACCATCGGCGTGCTCGTAAGCGGTGGATTGGATAGCGCAATTCTGGTTTCGTATTTGCTCGATCGCGGTGAGCGCGTTCGGCCGATTTACGTGACCGGTGATTTATATTGGCAAGAGACAGAACTGGCTTGTCTGAAGGGATATTTGCAAGCAATCGCTCGGCCAGAGTTGGCGTCGTTGATCGTACTTGAGGTGCCAATGGCGGACTTATACGCCGACCATTGGAGCACAAGTGGGCGCAATGTTCCCGATGCTGCGACTCCCGATGAAGCCGTGTATCTGCCCGGACGCAACTTGCTGCTTTCAGTCAAGCCGGCCCTCTGGTGTCAGATGCACGGCATCGGGCGGCTGGCAATAGGTGTGTTGTCCAGCAATCCGTTCGACGATACCAGCGACAGATTCTTTGCCGCGCTCGAAGCAGTTCTCGCCAATCTCGGTCAGCCGCCGATAACGATCGAGCGCCCATTTGGCGTCATGAGCAAGCAACAGGTCATGGAACTCGGCCGCAAGTATCCGCTGGAGCTTTCGTTTTCCTGCATCGCCCCAATCCGCGGCCTGCACTGCGGAAAGTGCAACAAATGCGCCGAACGCCGAGCAGCTTTCCATGCCGCCGAACTGGTCGATTTGACGACCTATGCTTGA